In one Trichlorobacter lovleyi SZ genomic region, the following are encoded:
- a CDS encoding MATE family efflux transporter, translating to MKQRLRFNHIPRLLKLAGPMILSTSAITMMQIIDTIVLSYDSSQALAAIGPSSMAVILFQGFLFGTAGYAGTFVAHNHGRGNRQGVIASAWLGIYTALAAGLAALLVAWPLAQLFLLAGHAPQVARDEQTYFWICMAGSLFPVFGSSLAGWLSGIGRPALVTAVTFSSLIINALLAWGLVLGEWGLPRMGIAGAALATVSAQLVAALLYALLFARAGGFSNQAARCLNRVEFRRFLSLAAPMGLRISGELAAWTLFLVVVGRLGTVELAASSIAFRINGIAFFPALGLGQAAGILVGHARGAGRDDEVPAIAWQSLAVCEIWMLLMATLFATAAGPLFSIFAGTSPESAGIIATGVLLMKFVAVYCVFDAANVMIGCVLASAGETRWIARTFAIASGIFVTLLWLIDRSMPDLVAEWALATGFVFCTAVVWVLRFRTGRWREIQLVHRPAA from the coding sequence ATGAAACAACGCCTCAGGTTTAATCATATCCCCCGCCTGCTGAAACTGGCAGGCCCGATGATCCTGTCCACCTCAGCCATCACGATGATGCAGATCATTGACACCATCGTGCTGTCCTACGATTCCAGTCAGGCACTCGCCGCAATCGGCCCCTCAAGCATGGCGGTGATCCTTTTTCAGGGTTTCCTGTTCGGCACTGCCGGGTATGCCGGTACCTTTGTGGCCCACAACCACGGACGCGGTAACCGGCAAGGGGTCATCGCATCCGCCTGGCTTGGCATCTACACCGCCCTGGCAGCCGGTCTGGCAGCCCTGCTGGTTGCCTGGCCGCTGGCGCAGCTATTCCTGCTGGCCGGTCATGCACCGCAGGTGGCCCGGGATGAGCAGACCTATTTCTGGATCTGCATGGCCGGTTCACTCTTTCCGGTCTTTGGCAGCTCCCTGGCCGGTTGGCTTTCAGGGATCGGACGCCCGGCACTGGTGACTGCCGTGACCTTCAGCTCCCTGATCATCAACGCCCTGCTGGCCTGGGGGCTGGTGCTGGGTGAATGGGGTCTGCCCCGGATGGGGATCGCCGGTGCCGCCCTGGCAACCGTAAGTGCCCAATTGGTGGCGGCCCTGCTGTATGCCTTGCTGTTTGCGCGGGCAGGCGGTTTCAGCAATCAGGCTGCCCGCTGCCTGAACCGGGTCGAGTTCCGGCGCTTTTTGTCGCTGGCGGCGCCGATGGGACTGCGGATCAGTGGTGAACTGGCTGCCTGGACCCTGTTTCTGGTGGTGGTGGGACGGCTTGGCACGGTCGAACTGGCAGCATCAAGCATCGCCTTCCGGATTAACGGCATCGCCTTCTTTCCGGCCCTGGGGCTGGGGCAGGCGGCCGGCATCCTGGTGGGACACGCCCGCGGGGCAGGCCGGGATGATGAGGTGCCGGCGATCGCCTGGCAATCACTGGCGGTCTGTGAGATCTGGATGCTGCTGATGGCAACGCTGTTTGCCACGGCAGCCGGGCCGCTGTTCTCGATCTTTGCCGGTACCAGCCCGGAATCTGCCGGAATTATCGCAACCGGCGTGCTGTTGATGAAGTTTGTAGCCGTCTACTGTGTCTTTGATGCGGCCAATGTCATGATCGGCTGTGTGCTGGCCTCGGCAGGGGAGACCCGCTGGATCGCCCGCACCTTTGCCATCGCCTCAGGTATCTTTGTGACCCTGCTCTGGCTGATTGACCGCTCCATGCCCGACCTGGTGGCCGAATGGGCCCTGGCAACAGGCTTTGTATTTTGTACGGCGGTGGTCTGGGTACTGCGTTTCAGGACGGGCCGCTGGCGAGAGATACAGCTCGTGCACAGACCGGCAGCCTGA
- a CDS encoding ATP-binding protein: protein MRTLFFKLFVAFLLAMSISGAVFFSLAFWARSQQQEHHPTLSADQLRHELKPLLQPLPPKHGPDGMGPPPPLAGHPPPPPFFMLLGFQVGIFLVVGGCICYLLAWRITAPVRRLRQAVQQLADGNLQARTGIATGRRGDEITDLGSDFDRMAERIEALVLSQRQLVRDISHELRSPLARLQVALGLARRNAPPRTEQALDRIEREGERLNELIGELLTLSLLENGASFSASEPVEMQALLAEIVEDASFEAAESSRRVQLTAVPALVAGNRELLRRALENVVRNALHYTAEESCVQVASGLENSTLVIRVLDQGPGVPDEMLSAIFQPFYRVAEARDRLSGGTGIGLAITARAVALHGGSVKAVNRPEAGLEVEIRLPVMPLEKKTASC, encoded by the coding sequence ATGAGAACCCTGTTTTTCAAGCTGTTCGTTGCCTTTCTGCTGGCCATGAGTATCTCCGGTGCCGTCTTCTTTTCGCTGGCCTTCTGGGCCAGAAGCCAGCAGCAGGAACATCATCCGACATTGAGCGCCGATCAGCTCAGGCATGAGCTGAAGCCGCTGCTGCAGCCGTTGCCGCCCAAACATGGGCCGGATGGCATGGGGCCACCGCCGCCCCTGGCAGGGCATCCGCCGCCGCCGCCGTTTTTTATGCTGCTGGGTTTTCAGGTGGGGATCTTCCTGGTGGTGGGGGGCTGTATCTGCTATCTGCTGGCCTGGCGGATCACCGCGCCGGTGCGGCGTCTGCGGCAGGCCGTGCAGCAACTGGCTGATGGTAACCTGCAGGCGCGGACCGGGATAGCAACCGGCCGCCGTGGCGATGAGATTACCGACCTGGGCAGCGATTTCGACCGGATGGCAGAGCGGATTGAGGCACTGGTGCTGTCCCAGAGGCAGCTGGTGCGGGACATCTCCCACGAGCTGCGTTCTCCCCTGGCCCGCCTGCAGGTGGCACTGGGGCTGGCCCGCCGCAATGCACCGCCCCGGACAGAGCAGGCCCTGGACCGGATTGAACGGGAAGGTGAGCGGCTGAATGAACTGATCGGTGAGTTGCTGACCCTGAGCCTGCTGGAAAACGGTGCCTCGTTTAGTGCCAGCGAGCCGGTTGAGATGCAGGCCCTGCTGGCCGAGATCGTGGAGGATGCCAGTTTCGAAGCGGCAGAATCAAGCCGCCGGGTCCAGTTGACAGCAGTACCGGCCCTGGTGGCTGGAAACCGTGAGCTGCTGCGCCGGGCGCTGGAGAATGTGGTTCGTAATGCGCTGCATTACACCGCTGAAGAGAGCTGTGTGCAGGTGGCGTCCGGCCTGGAAAACAGTACCCTGGTGATCAGGGTACTGGATCAGGGGCCGGGTGTGCCGGATGAGATGCTTTCGGCCATCTTCCAGCCGTTTTACCGGGTGGCTGAGGCCCGCGACCGGCTCAGCGGCGGCACCGGGATCGGGCTGGCCATTACCGCCCGGGCCGTGGCACTGCACGGGGGGAGCGTCAAGGCCGTCAACCGGCCGGAAGCGGGGCTTGAGGTGGAGATCAGGCTGCCGGTCATGCCGTTGGAAAAAAAGACGGCTTCGTGCTAG
- a CDS encoding MFS transporter, with product MPHSFNNLRWRLFFTLALIYILVYFYRVSLAVVSADVSRDLALTPQQLGSLAGVLFYVYAVAQIPLGPLIDRVGPRLVISGCGLLTTLGGLLFSQAGSLTAAMAGRVLIGIGTAAVLMASFTIFSHWYTRQEFARITGLMIAVGNLGNLAGTAPLAMAVGLMGWRSSFLLIALLQGVVTVLIFLKVQDRPARPLETVAPEQLQPPGMLAAWGTIARNRSFWLLAAIAFCWYGNYLAVQGLWGGPFLMQLIGLSREGAGQMLMWTSVGFIIGSPLMDRIARSLFHSYSRTLLAGQLCLTGLMTGFMGWLPLLPHWGLVLYFLGIGLTVSSGVMIYPIIRAMVPVSMVGTGLTSLNFFVLMGAATTQQGMGVIIARCGGYSPEGFRAAFSVPVGGLLLTSLLFLFARNYPAGE from the coding sequence ATGCCGCACTCCTTTAACAACCTGCGCTGGCGCCTGTTCTTCACCCTGGCGCTGATCTACATCCTGGTCTACTTCTACCGTGTCTCACTGGCTGTGGTCTCGGCCGATGTCAGCCGAGACCTGGCCCTGACCCCGCAACAACTGGGCAGCCTGGCCGGAGTGCTGTTCTACGTCTATGCCGTGGCCCAGATCCCGCTGGGACCGCTGATCGACCGAGTCGGTCCCCGGCTGGTGATCTCCGGCTGCGGCCTTTTAACCACCCTGGGCGGTCTGTTGTTTTCCCAGGCCGGATCACTGACCGCCGCCATGGCAGGCCGGGTGTTGATCGGCATCGGCACGGCAGCGGTGCTGATGGCCAGCTTTACCATCTTCAGCCATTGGTATACCCGCCAGGAGTTTGCCCGGATCACCGGCCTGATGATCGCCGTCGGCAACCTGGGCAATCTGGCAGGAACCGCCCCGCTGGCCATGGCGGTCGGTCTGATGGGATGGCGTTCTTCGTTTCTGCTGATCGCCCTGCTGCAGGGGGTGGTAACCGTACTGATCTTCCTGAAGGTGCAGGACCGGCCGGCACGCCCCCTTGAAACGGTAGCGCCTGAACAGCTGCAACCGCCGGGCATGCTGGCAGCCTGGGGAACCATCGCCCGCAACCGCTCCTTCTGGCTGCTGGCGGCCATCGCCTTCTGCTGGTACGGCAACTACCTGGCGGTACAGGGGTTGTGGGGCGGCCCGTTTCTGATGCAGCTGATCGGTTTGTCGCGGGAAGGGGCGGGCCAGATGCTGATGTGGACCTCGGTCGGCTTTATCATCGGTTCGCCGTTGATGGACCGGATAGCCCGCAGCCTGTTTCACTCCTACAGCCGGACCCTGCTGGCCGGGCAGCTCTGCCTGACCGGGCTGATGACCGGCTTCATGGGCTGGTTGCCGCTGCTGCCCCACTGGGGGCTGGTGCTCTATTTTCTGGGGATCGGACTGACAGTCTCCAGCGGGGTGATGATCTATCCGATCATTCGGGCCATGGTGCCGGTCAGTATGGTGGGGACCGGCCTGACCTCGCTGAATTTCTTTGTGTTGATGGGGGCGGCCACCACCCAGCAGGGGATGGGAGTGATCATTGCCCGCTGCGGCGGTTACAGCCCGGAAGGTTTCCGGGCTGCCTTCAGTGTGCCGGTGGGAGGGTTGCTGCTGACCAGCCTGCTGTTCCTGTTTGCCCGCAACTACCCTGCCGGTGAGTAG
- a CDS encoding HD-GYP domain-containing protein has translation MFDEKYRPVHTACINPEKFPQVALYMQSGTNLVLYKPADRPITRADLQRLHNNQVEHLYINAGSIREVCDFLEESISEILASDEISGPVKGQLLSQVAMNYVMDVFEMPDKLSNLDRCRNLVRQLMQYIAGNPNPLEALHAVVNHDFYTFAHSVHVASLSLLVHAEVFGLTADELEDVGIGGILHDVGMIFVPSAILEKTDILTNFEYNLIKKHAERGYECLRELGGFSEISLAAVRYHHERINGEGYPFQLAGDEIPRTAQVTAICDVFSALTSNRPYKKAMGRSEAITLMEGVGKDVFSPRLLEKFKDVILSEGS, from the coding sequence ATGTTTGATGAAAAGTATCGACCGGTCCATACCGCCTGTATCAATCCTGAAAAATTCCCGCAGGTTGCCCTGTACATGCAGAGCGGCACCAATCTGGTGCTGTATAAACCGGCCGACCGGCCAATCACCAGGGCTGACCTGCAGCGGCTGCACAACAATCAGGTGGAACATCTCTATATAAACGCCGGCAGTATCAGAGAGGTCTGCGATTTCCTTGAAGAAAGCATCTCGGAAATCCTGGCCTCTGATGAAATCTCCGGGCCGGTCAAGGGTCAGCTGCTTTCCCAGGTTGCCATGAACTACGTCATGGATGTCTTCGAGATGCCGGACAAGCTCTCAAACCTGGACCGCTGCCGCAATCTGGTCCGCCAGTTGATGCAGTATATCGCCGGCAACCCGAATCCGCTGGAGGCCCTGCACGCGGTTGTTAACCACGATTTTTATACCTTTGCCCACAGTGTGCATGTTGCCTCCCTTTCGTTGCTGGTACATGCCGAGGTGTTCGGACTGACAGCCGATGAACTGGAGGATGTGGGGATCGGCGGGATTCTGCATGATGTGGGAATGATCTTTGTCCCCAGCGCCATCCTGGAAAAGACCGATATCCTGACTAATTTCGAGTACAACCTGATCAAGAAGCATGCGGAACGCGGCTACGAATGCCTGCGGGAGCTGGGAGGCTTCAGCGAGATCAGCCTGGCGGCAGTCCGCTACCATCACGAGCGGATCAACGGCGAAGGCTACCCCTTTCAGCTGGCCGGTGACGAGATCCCCCGTACCGCTCAGGTTACGGCGATCTGCGACGTGTTCAGCGCCCTGACCTCAAACCGTCCCTACAAAAAGGCGATGGGCCGGTCCGAGGCGATCACCCTGATGGAGGGGGTCGGCAAGGATGTCTTCAGCCCCCGCCTGCTGGAAAAATTCAAGGACGTGATCCTTTCCGAAGGCTCCTGA
- a CDS encoding 3'-5' exoribonuclease YhaM family protein, whose amino-acid sequence MPKQFIADLKDRDVVDSPFMVKEKTMAMAKNGKPYMNLKFMDKSGEIDGKLWDNVDELDKTFQKGDFVRIRGTASLYMGKMQLVAKEIKRLEEEGVDLADFVPVSPVPQAEMRAELAQVVASLSNPYLKALMEGFCGDAEFMAGYCKAPAAKGMHHVYIGGLLEHSLSVVRLVDAIVPLYPDLNRDLLVVGALLHDLGKVAELSYDRAFEYTDEGRLIGHISIGVEMLTERIATVPGFPRELAMLLKHLLLSHHGQYEYGSPKRPKTVEATILHYLDDMDSKINGIRSHIARETAQGNRWTSHHRLYNLYFFTGNGMEDESEQEMIALSEPLAEAAPQAPAPAEKDKPKPARESFGNQPFANLKNLDLFGN is encoded by the coding sequence ATGCCCAAACAGTTTATTGCAGATCTGAAAGATAGAGATGTCGTTGATTCCCCGTTCATGGTCAAGGAAAAGACCATGGCCATGGCAAAGAACGGCAAGCCGTACATGAACCTGAAGTTCATGGACAAGAGCGGCGAGATTGACGGCAAGCTGTGGGACAACGTGGATGAGCTGGACAAGACCTTTCAGAAGGGTGATTTTGTCAGGATTCGCGGCACCGCCTCGCTCTACATGGGCAAGATGCAACTGGTGGCCAAAGAGATCAAACGGCTGGAAGAAGAGGGGGTTGATCTGGCGGATTTTGTGCCGGTCTCACCGGTACCCCAGGCCGAGATGCGGGCCGAGCTGGCACAGGTGGTGGCATCGCTGTCCAACCCCTATCTGAAGGCCTTGATGGAAGGTTTTTGCGGAGATGCGGAGTTCATGGCCGGCTACTGCAAGGCCCCGGCAGCCAAGGGGATGCACCATGTCTATATCGGCGGGCTGCTGGAACACTCCCTGTCGGTGGTGCGGCTGGTGGATGCCATAGTACCGCTCTACCCTGATCTGAACCGTGACCTGCTGGTGGTGGGTGCCCTGCTGCATGACCTGGGCAAGGTGGCCGAACTGTCCTATGACCGCGCCTTTGAATATACCGACGAAGGGCGCCTGATCGGACATATCAGCATCGGTGTGGAGATGCTGACCGAGCGGATCGCCACCGTCCCCGGCTTCCCCCGTGAGCTGGCCATGCTGCTGAAGCATCTGCTGCTGTCACACCACGGCCAGTATGAATACGGCTCGCCCAAACGGCCCAAGACGGTGGAGGCCACTATCCTGCATTACCTGGACGACATGGATTCCAAGATCAACGGCATCCGCTCCCACATTGCCAGGGAAACGGCCCAGGGCAACCGCTGGACCAGCCACCATCGGCTCTATAACCTCTACTTCTTTACCGGCAACGGCATGGAAGATGAGAGTGAGCAGGAGATGATTGCCCTGTCTGAACCGCTGGCAGAGGCGGCACCGCAAGCGCCTGCACCTGCTGAAAAGGATAAACCGAAACCGGCCCGGGAGAGTTTCGGCAACCAGCCCTTTGCAAACCTGAAAAATCTGGATCTGTTCGGGAATTAG
- a CDS encoding CHAT domain-containing tetratricopeptide repeat protein, giving the protein MRSLLLLLIVALLTGPVPALAASYEEASDLLMERRYAQKLLAAGRYEEALKQARQVLANARRLFGTEHRDTAMSLDTVAAILRKMGRFDESERYFVQALQIVRAHRQEAPADYAAALQNLAGLYRETGRYTESEQLYREAIETLKTVEQKDDEALISVYGNLAVLYQNQGRYAEAEPLLKAEYEWALKAAQPDALSLRMHLSMDRQRLFLADRMSSLAGLYLKMRRTREATELTAAALEIKRQILKPDDPRLIREMNNLGMIYRDNGRPQEAEGLLQQAVTSARNVYGNRHPELAVYLDNLALLLQRKEAYAQAEKLQQEAISISAHSLGGSHPTTLMQRNNLAVNYLMQERYAAAEQLLHDILTDSLAGPTGTHYPEVATRMTNLADALRLQGKHLEAHRLQTEALRIKERKRDDLFQLLTEQQKLQYLQEEMAFVRLHLAHTRQVLAQDPGAAATALDVWLRWKGIVMESQGRYLDALYRTDDPALKQQFEELVAVRRQLAGLQLVQPAPQSAQSHATRIELLEYRKEQLETDLTKRSAVYAKAGTSQRFTSNELRKLLPKGAAYIDFVLVEDWHFQPLEVRGLRYLAFIVSNQPGATVQMLDLGPSGSINQVITDYRRQIAAQAGGGKADTSRLVAVAAELHARIVAPLLPYLQGVSSLIISPDAGLHLLPFEVLRAKGKPYLLEQYAISYVGSGRDMARFGTSVASSGKALLFADPDYDLPLHTGEARPHGELLAQLTSLQFSRLPDTKVETDAIAGLLRHGTQIKVQNLAGRQALESTLLAQSQPRILHLATHGFFLQDETSGGSETRGLKAVQLIKPASGAAHTQLTNPMLRSGIALAGVNGALARGRDDGLVTAEKILGMRLLGTDLVTLSACETGVGDIKAGEGVFGLKRAFILAGARTVVLSLWSVPSRETTELMTEFYRLMASGTPKAAALRQAQRTMLGKYPHPFYWGAFQLVGSPD; this is encoded by the coding sequence ATGCGATCCCTGCTTCTGTTACTGATAGTGGCCCTGTTAACCGGTCCGGTCCCTGCCCTGGCTGCCAGTTATGAGGAGGCCAGCGACCTGCTCATGGAGCGCCGCTACGCCCAGAAACTGCTGGCTGCCGGACGTTATGAAGAGGCATTGAAGCAGGCGCGCCAGGTGCTGGCAAACGCCCGGAGGCTCTTTGGGACAGAGCACCGTGATACGGCCATGAGCCTTGATACCGTCGCCGCAATCCTGCGCAAGATGGGCAGATTTGATGAATCTGAGCGATATTTTGTACAGGCACTGCAGATAGTCCGCGCACATCGCCAGGAGGCCCCGGCTGATTATGCCGCAGCCCTGCAAAACCTGGCCGGGCTCTACCGCGAAACCGGCCGCTACACTGAATCGGAACAGCTGTATCGTGAGGCGATTGAGACCCTGAAAACAGTGGAGCAAAAGGATGATGAGGCGCTGATCTCCGTCTATGGCAACCTTGCCGTGCTCTATCAGAATCAGGGGCGTTACGCCGAGGCAGAGCCGCTGCTGAAGGCTGAGTATGAGTGGGCGCTGAAGGCTGCCCAGCCTGACGCGCTCTCCCTCAGGATGCATCTCTCAATGGACCGGCAACGCCTGTTTCTGGCGGACCGGATGTCCAGTCTGGCCGGGCTGTACCTCAAGATGCGGCGCACCCGGGAGGCAACAGAGCTGACCGCAGCGGCGCTGGAGATCAAACGTCAGATTCTGAAGCCTGATGATCCCCGGCTTATCCGCGAAATGAACAATCTGGGGATGATCTACCGCGACAACGGCAGACCGCAGGAGGCAGAGGGGCTGCTGCAGCAGGCCGTGACCTCTGCCCGCAACGTGTACGGGAACCGACACCCTGAGCTGGCGGTGTATCTGGATAATCTGGCACTGCTGCTGCAACGGAAAGAGGCCTACGCACAGGCAGAAAAACTGCAGCAAGAGGCGATCAGCATCAGTGCACACAGCCTGGGAGGCAGCCATCCCACCACCCTGATGCAGCGCAACAACCTGGCGGTCAACTACCTGATGCAGGAACGCTATGCCGCTGCCGAACAACTGTTGCATGATATTCTGACGGACAGCCTGGCAGGGCCGACCGGTACGCATTATCCTGAGGTTGCCACACGGATGACCAACCTGGCCGATGCCCTACGGCTGCAGGGCAAACACCTTGAGGCCCACCGGCTGCAGACCGAGGCGCTCAGAATCAAGGAACGAAAGCGGGATGATCTGTTCCAATTGCTGACCGAACAGCAGAAGCTGCAGTACCTGCAGGAGGAAATGGCGTTTGTCAGACTGCATCTGGCCCATACCCGGCAGGTGCTGGCCCAGGACCCCGGCGCTGCGGCTACTGCCCTGGACGTCTGGTTGCGCTGGAAGGGGATTGTGATGGAGTCCCAGGGGCGCTATCTGGATGCGCTCTACAGGACCGATGATCCTGCCTTGAAGCAGCAGTTTGAGGAGTTGGTAGCTGTTCGCAGGCAATTGGCAGGCCTGCAGCTGGTGCAGCCTGCTCCCCAGTCAGCCCAGAGCCACGCCACCAGAATCGAGCTGCTCGAGTATCGCAAAGAACAGCTGGAGACAGATCTGACCAAACGCAGCGCTGTCTATGCCAAGGCCGGTACATCACAGCGATTTACCAGCAATGAGCTGCGCAAGTTACTGCCAAAGGGTGCCGCCTATATTGATTTTGTGCTGGTTGAGGATTGGCATTTCCAGCCGCTGGAGGTGCGGGGCCTGCGCTATCTTGCCTTTATTGTCAGCAATCAACCGGGTGCGACGGTACAGATGCTGGATCTGGGACCTTCAGGCAGTATTAATCAGGTGATTACTGACTACCGTCGCCAGATTGCCGCACAGGCCGGTGGCGGCAAGGCAGATACCTCGCGGCTTGTGGCTGTTGCTGCCGAACTCCATGCCAGAATTGTGGCACCATTGCTCCCTTATCTACAGGGGGTTTCATCGCTCATCATCAGCCCTGATGCCGGTCTGCACCTGCTGCCGTTTGAGGTGCTGCGTGCTAAAGGGAAGCCCTACCTGCTGGAACAGTATGCCATCAGCTATGTTGGCTCAGGCCGGGATATGGCCCGCTTTGGCACCTCTGTAGCCAGCTCGGGAAAGGCGTTGCTGTTTGCTGATCCTGATTACGATCTACCGTTGCATACCGGTGAAGCTCGACCTCACGGTGAACTGCTTGCTCAGCTTACGTCCCTGCAGTTCAGCAGGCTGCCCGATACCAAGGTGGAGACCGATGCCATTGCCGGGCTGCTCAGGCATGGGACACAGATCAAGGTTCAAAACCTTGCTGGTCGCCAGGCCCTTGAATCCACCCTGCTTGCCCAATCACAGCCAAGAATACTGCACCTGGCAACCCACGGTTTTTTCCTGCAGGATGAGACAAGCGGTGGCAGTGAGACCCGAGGCCTTAAGGCTGTGCAGCTGATCAAACCAGCCAGTGGCGCAGCTCACACACAGCTGACCAACCCTATGCTCCGTTCCGGCATTGCGCTGGCCGGTGTGAACGGCGCACTGGCCCGGGGCCGGGATGACGGGCTGGTGACGGCTGAAAAGATTCTGGGGATGCGCCTGCTGGGGACTGATCTGGTCACCCTCTCAGCCTGTGAAACCGGGGTGGGGGATATCAAGGCCGGTGAAGGGGTCTTCGGGCTAAAACGGGCCTTTATTCTGGCTGGTGCCAGAACCGTGGTCTTAAGCCTCTGGTCAGTGCCAAGCCGTGAGACAACCGAGCTGATGACTGAATTCTATCGGCTGATGGCCTCTGGAACCCCCAAGGCTGCTGCCCTGCGCCAGGCCCAGCGGACCATGCTCGGGAAATATCCCCACCCCTTCTACTGGGGCGCCTTTCAGCTGGTGGGCAGCCCTGACTAA
- a CDS encoding response regulator, giving the protein MENRILVIDDDRELCGLLEEYLVAEGFAVESVHTGPQGAEQGSQGNYALIVLDVMLPGLNGFDVLRRIRGESSVPVVMLTARGEEVDRIVGLEMGADDYLPKPFNPRELVARIRAIQRRQSTAQKDGTAAEAVLVVGDLVLDPGRRTVLQGERSVVLTSIEFSVLELLLAQAGRVISRDDICSQALGRQLNSFDRSIDVHVSSLRRKLGPAGDGSERIKSVRGIGYIYLRPAGSP; this is encoded by the coding sequence ATGGAAAACAGAATACTGGTAATAGATGATGACCGGGAATTGTGTGGTCTGCTGGAGGAATATCTGGTTGCCGAGGGGTTTGCGGTGGAGTCGGTCCATACCGGGCCCCAGGGAGCGGAACAGGGCTCGCAGGGCAACTATGCCCTGATTGTGCTGGATGTGATGCTGCCCGGCCTGAACGGTTTTGACGTGCTGCGGCGGATACGGGGAGAATCGTCGGTGCCGGTGGTGATGTTGACCGCCCGCGGGGAAGAGGTGGACCGGATTGTGGGGCTTGAGATGGGGGCTGACGACTATCTGCCCAAGCCGTTCAACCCGCGGGAGCTGGTGGCCCGCATCAGGGCGATCCAGCGGCGTCAGTCGACTGCCCAGAAGGACGGTACCGCAGCCGAGGCGGTGCTGGTGGTGGGGGATCTGGTGCTGGATCCGGGCCGGAGGACCGTGCTGCAGGGTGAGCGCTCCGTGGTACTGACATCGATTGAATTTTCGGTGCTGGAGCTGCTGCTGGCGCAGGCCGGGCGGGTCATCAGCCGGGATGATATCTGCAGCCAGGCCCTGGGGCGCCAACTCAATTCATTTGACCGCAGCATTGACGTACATGTCAGCAGCCTGCGCCGCAAGCTGGGACCGGCCGGGGACGGCAGTGAACGGATCAAGAGCGTGCGGGGGATCGGCTATATCTATCTGCGCCCGGCCGGATCTCCATGA